In the Manis javanica isolate MJ-LG chromosome 14, MJ_LKY, whole genome shotgun sequence genome, one interval contains:
- the LOC108397592 gene encoding olfactory receptor 2T29-like: MENIHWVDNHTAQSDFILLGIFSQSKHPTLLGVVIFIAFLMAFMGNTVLILLIHSDAHLHTPMYFFISQLSLMDVTYISVTVPKMLVDQVTGVNTISALGCGMQMFLYSTLAGSEFFILASMAYDRYVAICLPLRYPVLMNHRVCILLASGGWFLASVDGFIFTPITMTAPFCRSREVHHFFCEVPAVMKLSCSDTSKYDTLMYLCCVLMLLIPVTIISGSYYFILLTIHRMNSAEGRRKAFATCSSHMTVVTLFYGAAFYTYVLPSSYHTLEKDMIVSIFYTIVTPVLNPLIYSLRNRDVMMALKKVLNVGPASL, encoded by the coding sequence ATGGAAAACATTCACTGGGTGGACAATCACACTGCACAGTCTGATTTCATCCTGCTGGGAATCTTCAGTCAATCCAAACACCCAACTCTTCTGGGTGTGGTTATTTTTATAGCTTTCCTGATGGCCTTCATGGGAAACACTGTGCTGATTCTCCTTATACACTCTGAtgcccacctccacacccccatgtactttttcatcaGCCAGTTGTCTCTCATGGATGTGACCTACATTTCCGTCACTGTGCCCAAGATGCTTGTGGACCAGGTCACGGGTGTGAACACGATCTCAGCCCTCGGATGTGGGATGCAGATGTTCCTCTATTCAACACTTGCTGGTTCAGAATTTTTCATTCTAGCttccatggcctatgaccgctatgtagCCATCTGTCTCCCTCTTCGTTACCCTGTCCTCATGAACCACAGGGTGTGCATTCTCCTTGCATCGGGTGGGTGGTTTTTGGCTTCTGTGGATGGATTCATTttcactcccatcaccatgaccGCCCCCTTCTGCAGATCCCGGGAggtccatcatttcttctgtgaggtCCCTGCTGTGATGAAGCTCTCCTGCTCAGACACCTCCAAGTATGATACACTCATGTACCTCTGCTGCGTCCTCATGCTGCTCATTCCTGTGACCATCATTTCAGGCTCTTACTACTTCATCCTCCTCACCATCCACAGGATGAACTCGGCAGAGGGCCGGAGGAAGGCCtttgccacctgctcctcccacatgaCTGTGGTCACCCTCTTCTATGGGGCTGCCTTCTACACTTATGTGCTTCCCAGTTCCTACCACACCCTTGAAAAGGACATGATTGTATCCATCTTTTATACCATAGTCACTCCTGTGCTAAACCCACTAATCTACAGTCTCAGAAACAGGGATGTCATGATGGCTCTGAAGAAAGTTTTGAATGTGGGACCTGCCTCACTATAA
- the LOC108391929 gene encoding olfactory receptor 2T29-like, translating to MEDTTWKANHSGRSEFILLGIFSQSKHPALLCVVIFVVFLMALSGNTIMILLIRSEARLHTPMYFFISQLSLMDVTYISVIVPKMLMDRVTGVNTISVPGCGMQMFLYVTLAGSECFLLAAMAYDRYAAICHPLRYPVLMNHRVCLLLVSGCWFLGLVDGFMLTPITMTFPFCGSREIHHFFCEVPAVMKLSCSDTSMYETLMYLCCVLMLLIPVTIISGSYGFILLTIHRMNSAEGRRKAFATCSSHMTVVTLFYGAAVYTYMLPSSSHTPEKDMAVSVFYTILTPVLNPLIYSLRNKDVMGALKKMLNVGPIFKKP from the coding sequence ATGGAGGACACCACCTGGAAGGCCAACCACTCAGGAAGGTCAGAGTTCATCCTGCTGGGAATCTTCAGTCAATCCAAACACCCAGCTCTCCTTTGTGTGGTCATTTTTGTGGTTTTCCTGATGGCCTTGTCTGGAAACACCATCATGATCCTTCTGATACGCTCTGAGGCccgcctccacacccccatgtactttttcatcaGCCAGTTATCTCTCATGGACGTGACATACATTTCCGTCATTGTGCCCAAGATGCTCATGGACCGGGTCACGGGTGTGAACACGATCTCAGTCCCTGGATGTGGGATGCAGATGTTCCTCTATGTGACACTGGCAGGATCAGAATGTTTCCTCCTGGCtgccatggcctatgaccgctatgcagccatctgccatcctctccGTTACCCTGTCCTCATGAACCACAGGGTGTGTCTCCTCTTAGTGTCTGGCTGCTGGTTCTTGGGATTAGTAGATGGCTTCATGCTCACCCCAATCACCATGACCTTCCCCTTCTGTGGGTCCCGGgagatccatcatttcttctgtgaggtCCCTGCTGTGATGAAGCTCTCCTGCTCAGATACCTCCATGTATGAGACACTCATGTACCTCTGCTGTGTCCTCATGCTGCTCATCCCTGTGACCATCATTTCAGGCTCCTATGGTTTCATCCTCCTCACCATCCACAGGATGAACTCAGCAGAGGGCCGGAGGAAGGCCtttgccacctgctcctcccacatgaCTGTGGTCACCCTCTTCTATGGGGCTGCTGTCTACACCTACAtgctccccagctcctcccacacccctgagAAGGACATGGCGGTGTCTGTCTTTTACACCATACTCACTCCTGTGCTAAACCCTTTGATCTATAGTCTAAGGAATAAGGATGTTATGGGGGCTCTGAAGAAGATGTTGAATGTGGGACCCATTTTCAAGAAACCATAA